The Enterobacter mori genomic interval GATTTTTACCGCTTTTTCCAGCATTAACGCCACTGAGCAGTACTTCTCCGCAGAAAGGTCTACGGCGCGTGATACTGCGGCATCTTTCAGTTCTTTCCCGGTCACGATAAAGTGCAGATTAATGTGGGTGAACAGGCGTGGCGCCTCTTCGCGACGTTCGGAAGTAAGCTTCACTTCGCAATCGGTCACATCATGACGACCTTTTTGCAGAATCGACACCACGTCAATTGCGCTGCATCCACCCGCTGCCATCAGCACCATTTCCATTGGGCTTGGGGCTTTATCGCCGGAGTTACCGTCCATCAAAATCTGGTGTCCTGACGCGGACTCGCCCAGGAACGTTAAACCTTCAACCCACTTCACGCGCGCTTGCATATTCTTAAACTCCAACGTTGCATTTTTGGTGACAGATTACGCGTGCGTTACATTTCTCGCAATGGAAGGCGACCTGCATCATGCTGAAGCGAGACACCAGGAGACACGCGGCGAAAGCTATGCTAAAACACTCTGGATGCTACAGTAATACATTGACGTTACACATGTATGCAGAGGACATCAAACTTTACTGGCTGCGAAACGTTACGGTAGCCGACTTCCCAGGGTATGGGTAAGAATTCGATTGCAACCCCAGAGTCCGGATGCATCTTATGACTCTGGTGACAGCTTATAACAGAGGATAACAGCGCATGGTGCTTGGCAAACCGCAAACAGACCCGACTCTCGAATGGTTCTTGTCTCATTGCCACATTCATAAGTACCCATCAAAGAGCACGCTGATTCACCAGGGTGAAAAAGCGGAAACGTTGTATTACATCGTTAAAGGCTCGGTGGCAGTGCTGATCAAAGATGAAGAAGGGAAAGAGATGATCCTTTCTTATCTGAACCAGGGCGATTTCATCGGTGAACTGGGCCTGTTTGAAGAGGGCCAGGAACGTAGCGCCTGGGTTCGTGCAAAGACAGCATGTGAAGTGGCTGAAATTTCTTACAAGAAATTCCGTCAGTTGATTCAGGTTAACCCTGACATCCTGATGCGTCTTTCTTCACAGATGGCGCGCCGTCTGCAGGTGACGTCTGAGAAAGTGGGTAACCTCGCCTTCCTGGACGTGACCGGTCGTATCGCGCAGACACTGCTGAACCTGGCGAAACAGCCAGACGCCATGACCCACCCTGACGGCATGCAAATTAAAATTACCCGCCAGGAAATTGGTCAAATCGTCGGTTGCTCCCGTGAAACAGTGGGCCGTATCCTGAAAATGCTGGAAGATCAAAACCTGATCTCCGCCCACGGTAAAACCATCGTGGTTTACGGAACGCGTTAATTCCGCTTAAACGGCGTGCCATCGCAAGGTGTCACGCCGTTTTTGTCTCTACTCCCCATGTGGCGCAGGCTGATCTATCACCCGGAAGTTAACTACGCACTGCGACAAACGCTGGTGTTGTGCCTTCCTGTGGCCATAGGGCTGATCCTCGGACACCTCCAGCAAGGTCTGCTGTTTTCCCTCGTTCCCGCCTGCTGCAACATTGCCGGTCTGGACACGCCGCATAAGCGCTTTTTCAAACGTTTGATCATCGGTGGCTGCCTGTTTGCTGGCTGTAGTCTCGCCGTACAGCTCCTGCTTGCCCGTGATATCCCGCTGCCGCTGATCCTGACCGTGCTGGCGATGACGCTTGGCGTGACGGCGGAAATCAGTTCGCTGCATGCGCGCCTGCTGCCCGCCTCGCTGATTGCGGCTATCTTCACCCTGAGCCTCGCCGGGAATATGCCGGTGTGGGAGCCGCTGCTGATCTACGCCCTTGGCACGCTCTGGTACGGGGTGTTTAACTGGTTCTGGTTTTGGCTGTGGCGGGAACAGCCGCTGCGTGAATCCCTGAGCCTGCTCTATGTGCAGCTTGCGGATTACTGCGAAGCCAAATACACCCTGCTCACCCAGCATACCGACCCGGAGAAATCTCTGCCGCCGCTGCTGACGCGCCAGCAAAAGGTTGTCGACCTGATAAGCCAGTGCTACCAGCAGCTGCACATGCTTGCCGCCAACAAGAACCACGAATACAAACGGCTGCTGCGCACCTTCCAGGTAGGGCTGGACCTGCAGGAGCATATCTCCGTCAGCCTTCACCACCCGCAGGAGGTGCAAAAGCTGGTGGAGCGTAGCCATGCCGAAGCGGTGATCCGCTGGAACGCCCAGACCGTCGCAGCGCGGCTGAGGGTACTGGCTGACGATATTCTCTATCACCGCTACCCCACGCGATTTAACATGGACAAACAACTCGGCGCGCTGGAGAAAATTGCCCGTCAGCACGCGGATAACCCGGTCGGCCAGTTTGCCGCCTGGCACTTCAGCCGCATCGCCCGCGTGTTGCGTACTCAGCGTCCGCTTTATCCGCGTGACCTTATGGCGGATAAGCAGAAACGTCTGCCGCTGCTGCCCGCGCTCAAAAGCTATCTGTCACTGAAATCCTCCGCCCTGCGCAACGCGGCGCGGATAAGCGTGATGCTGAGCATTGCCAGCCTGATGGGCATGGCGCTGCACCTGCCGAAACCCTACTGGATTTTAATGACCGTGCTGTTTGTCACACAGAACGGCTACGGGGCCACGCGAGTACGTATCTTCCACCGGGCTGGCGGAACGCTAGCCGGGCTGATTATTGCGGGCGTGACGCTTCACTTCCACGTGCCGGAAGGCTATACGCTGGTCGGGATGCTGGCGATCACCATGGTGAGCTATCTGATCATCCGTAAAAATTACGGCTGGGCGATGGTGGGCTTTACGGTCACGGCGGTGTACACACTGCAGCTGCTCACGCTCAACGGCGAACAATTTATCGTGGCTCGTCTGGTCGATACGCTGATTGGCTGCCTGATTGCCTTCGGCGGCATGGTCTGGCTGTGGCCGCAGTGGCAGAGCGGGTTGCTCAGGCAGAACGCCCATGACGCGCTGGAAGCCGACCAGCAGGCCATTCGCCTGATCCTCAGCGACGACCCGCAGCCCTCCCCGCTGGCGTATCAGCGGATGAAGGTCAACCAGGCGCACAACGCCCTGTTTAACTCGCTCAACCAGGCCATGCAGGAGCCGGGGTTTAACTCGCACTATCTTGCAGACATGAAGCTCTGGGTGACGCACAGCCAGTTTATCGTCGAGCACATTAACGCCATGACCACGCTGGCGCGCGAGCACACGATGCTGACGCCGGATCTGGCCCAGCGCTATTTGCAGTCGTGTGAAATTGCGTTGCAGAGATGCCAGCAGCGTCTGGAGTATGACTCGCCGGGCGAGGCGGGGGATTCGAATATTCTGGAGGCGCCTGAAACGCTGACCCATGGGCCGATGAGCACCCTGGAGCAGCATTTGCAGCGCGTTCTGGGGCATTTGAACACCATGCACACCATTTCGTCGGTGGCATGGCGTCAGCGCCCGCATCACGGGATTTGGTTAACGCGCGTGTTGAAACGAAC includes:
- the crp gene encoding cAMP-activated global transcriptional regulator CRP; translated protein: MVLGKPQTDPTLEWFLSHCHIHKYPSKSTLIHQGEKAETLYYIVKGSVAVLIKDEEGKEMILSYLNQGDFIGELGLFEEGQERSAWVRAKTACEVAEISYKKFRQLIQVNPDILMRLSSQMARRLQVTSEKVGNLAFLDVTGRIAQTLLNLAKQPDAMTHPDGMQIKITRQEIGQIVGCSRETVGRILKMLEDQNLISAHGKTIVVYGTR
- a CDS encoding YccS/YhfK family putative transporter, with the translated sequence MWRRLIYHPEVNYALRQTLVLCLPVAIGLILGHLQQGLLFSLVPACCNIAGLDTPHKRFFKRLIIGGCLFAGCSLAVQLLLARDIPLPLILTVLAMTLGVTAEISSLHARLLPASLIAAIFTLSLAGNMPVWEPLLIYALGTLWYGVFNWFWFWLWREQPLRESLSLLYVQLADYCEAKYTLLTQHTDPEKSLPPLLTRQQKVVDLISQCYQQLHMLAANKNHEYKRLLRTFQVGLDLQEHISVSLHHPQEVQKLVERSHAEAVIRWNAQTVAARLRVLADDILYHRYPTRFNMDKQLGALEKIARQHADNPVGQFAAWHFSRIARVLRTQRPLYPRDLMADKQKRLPLLPALKSYLSLKSSALRNAARISVMLSIASLMGMALHLPKPYWILMTVLFVTQNGYGATRVRIFHRAGGTLAGLIIAGVTLHFHVPEGYTLVGMLAITMVSYLIIRKNYGWAMVGFTVTAVYTLQLLTLNGEQFIVARLVDTLIGCLIAFGGMVWLWPQWQSGLLRQNAHDALEADQQAIRLILSDDPQPSPLAYQRMKVNQAHNALFNSLNQAMQEPGFNSHYLADMKLWVTHSQFIVEHINAMTTLAREHTMLTPDLAQRYLQSCEIALQRCQQRLEYDSPGEAGDSNILEAPETLTHGPMSTLEQHLQRVLGHLNTMHTISSVAWRQRPHHGIWLTRVLKRTPY
- a CDS encoding OsmC family protein, producing the protein MQARVKWVEGLTFLGESASGHQILMDGNSGDKAPSPMEMVLMAAGGCSAIDVVSILQKGRHDVTDCEVKLTSERREEAPRLFTHINLHFIVTGKELKDAAVSRAVDLSAEKYCSVALMLEKAVKITHSYEVIEA